In one window of Prevotella sp. E13-17 DNA:
- a CDS encoding DUF6088 family protein — protein sequence MKEIAIFLTTGSGRKLKLGNRTVTLKLGAPKNFAFRGRLMPELVQALRSIGEHNITQDVEARIGQLFTENTTNRSTK from the coding sequence GTGAAAGAAATTGCTATTTTTCTGACTACCGGATCTGGGCGAAAATTGAAATTAGGGAATCGAACAGTGACACTGAAACTTGGGGCTCCCAAGAACTTTGCATTCCGAGGACGTTTGATGCCAGAATTGGTACAGGCATTACGCAGCATTGGTGAGCATAACATCACTCAGGATGTTGAAGCGAGGATTGGACAACTGTTCACGGAAAATACGACGAATAGGTCAACAAAATGA